TCGTCCTCGCATGGTGGGCCTCCCGCACCGGTCCTGAGCTCTGGATGTGATCTGTCTTACTTATCGGCAGGTCTGAAGGAAACATGATGCCTGGACGGGATGCATGACGCATCTGGTCGTCACTGTGTGCCTGACCGGCAGCACGTACGCCGTCCATGAGGCACGCTGGGGGCATGTGCGGACGCTACGCTTCCTTCCGCCAGGCACAGGACCTGGCTGATGCTTTCGCGGTCCGCGGCGGGATCCAGGACGTTCTCGCGGTCTTCGACGACGAGGTGGCCGCGGTCCCTGCCTCGTGGAACGTCGCACCGACCGACCCGGTGCGGATCGTCGTCGAGCGCGCTGCGCCGGAGGGTGCTCCCGTCCGGTCGCTCAAGGTCGCCCGCTGGGGTCTCGTCCCGTCGTGGTCCACCGACGCCCGTGGGGGCGCACGGATGATCAACGCCCGGTCCGAGTCGCTCTTGGAGAAGCCTGCGTTCCGTCGCGCGGCTGCGAGCCGTCGCTGCATCGTCCCTGCGGACGGCTACTTCGAGTGGCGCCGCCCTGACCCGGCGGCCCCGAGGCTCAAGCGCCCGTGCTACGTCCACCCGACGGACGGTGGCGTGCTCGCGCTCGCCGGCCTCTACGAGTTCTGGCGCGACCGCTCGCGCGCCGACGACGACCCAGCGCGGTGGCTCGTCACGACCACGATCATCACGGCACCGGCCTCGGGCGCGCTCGCGGAGCTGCACGACCGCCGCCCTGTGGCGCTCGACCGAGGTGTGCGGGACGGGTGGCTCGACCCGGCGGTCGGGGCCGAGGAGGCTGTCGCGCTGCTCGACACCCCGGCGCCGGACCAGTCCTTCTACGAGGTGGCGACGACCGTCAACCGTGTCGGGACGCAGGGACCGGGGCTCCTCGACCCGCTCCCGTCCTGAGGGTGCGGGCCCATCGCTCGATGACCGTCAGACGGTGGGTGTGTAGGCCTCTTGCAGACGGACGGGGGCGATGACACCCAGCCCCGGGACCTCGCGGCCCGGCTGCGCGGTGAGCGCATACTGCGCGTCGCCTGCCAAGAGCGTCGCGGTGGCATGATCCATGAGCACCGTGCCGGGCTCGGCCTCGTCGGTCAGCCGTGCGGCCAGGTTGACCGACGGTCCGAAGACGTCGCCGAAGCGGGACAGGACCCGGCCCCACACGAGGCTCACCCGCACCTGGGGCACGTCGCCCGTGCTGTCGTTCTCCTCGCCTGCGGTCGCGAGGCCGAGCGCTGCACGCGCGCCGGTCTGGACGTCGTCGGCGATGAAGAGCACCGCGTCGCCGATCGTCTTGACGACGCGCCCACCTGCGGACGTGATGATGTCGCGTGCTCCTGCTTCGAAGTTCGAGACGAACTCGGCCAGCTCGGACGAGCGCATGCTCGCGGTCCGGGTGGTGAACGAGACGATGTCGGCGAAGCCCACCGCACGCGGCAGGGGCAGCTCGCCCTGACCGCTCTCGTCTTCTCCGCGCACACCGGAGAACTCCACGCTCCACCGTCCGGCGAGCGCAGCGAACTGTCGGCGCCAGGCGTGCACGAGCTGCGCCTCGAGGACCGGCGCGAGGCTAGGCAGCCGGTCGAGGACGAGCAGGCGTGCCCGCGTGTCGTCGAGACCGTGCCGGAGGATCATCTGCTCCACGAGGGCCTCGGCCTGCCAGAGCGCCAGGCGTTCAGCGGTGTGGCCCACCGAGCGGACCAGCGTGGTGAGCGCCCGGGAAGAGAGCTGCTCGTCGTCGGCGAAGCGCGCGATGTCACGCAGCGCCTGGGCGTCGTCGTCCGTGAACATGGTCTCTTCGGAGATCACGGGGAGGCCGAGGGCCTGCCAGTACGACCGGAGGTAGGCGTGGCTGAGGTTCGTCTGCTCGGCGAGCATGTCGAGAGTGAGCCGTCGCGGCCCCCCGAGGAGCGCTTCGTCGAGTGCCTTCCCCGGATCGGGGTCGGCGGTGGTCTCGCTCGGGTCAGCGAGGTCCACGGTGGCGTGGTCTGCCGGGTCTGCTGGCTGCGGGGCGTCTGCTGGTGAAGAAGGGGAAACCGTAGGCACCGGGTCAGCCTACGCGAAGGTGATGCACGTCACCGCTGCGTACAGTCTGGGTGCGCCCCTGCGCGTCACGCACGAGCAGTGCACCGTCGGGCGCGTGGCCGATCGCCTCGCCGTAGAGAACCGACCCGTCGAGCAGGCTGACGCTGACGTCGCTGCCGACGGTCGCCGAGACGGCGGCGATCTCCTCGCCGAGACCAGACGACTCGACGTCTCCGTCGGCGGCGGCCCAGCGTCCGAGCACGGAGGCGTAGGCCTCTCCGAGCGCGGTGAGGATGACGAGGCGGTCGGTGGTCGCCGCGCCGGCGAGCGCCAACGATGTCGCACTCTCCACAGGAAGCTCCTCGGCGGTCTGGGAGACGTTCACGCCGATACCGACGATCGCGCCGCCGTCCGGGAGGAGCTCGGTGAGGATCCCGGCGACCTTGCGTGCGGTCCCCCATCCCTCGAGCGGCGGTCCTGCCTCGTCGAGGAGGACGTCGTTGGGCCACTTGGCGACAGCCTGCAGCCCGACGGTCGACCGCAGGGCGGTCACGGCTGCGAGGCCTGCCAGGAGCGGGAGCCAGCTCATCGACTCGCGCGGAAGCTGAGGGCGCACGAGCAGAGAACAGGTCAGTGCGGCTCGTGCAGGAGTCTCCCAGGCACGACCGGCGCGGCCTCGTCCCGCGACCTGGTGCTCGGCGACGAGCAGCGCGGGTGCGGGCCAGGCGCCCGGGTCGGCGGCGACCGCCGCAGCCAGATCGGTGTTCGTCGACTCCGAGCGCTCGACGATCTCGAGCCGAGCGAGCGGACCGGTCGGCCCGACGAGGAGCTCTCGGAGGAATCCCGCGTCGAGCGGCGGGCGGTCAGCACTGTCCATGTACTCATCATGCCGCAGCCGATACGTCGGTGGACGACTGCGCAGACGCGTTGTAGAGACCCACCAAACCGTCCCGGACGAACGCTGCAGATCGGCGCACATGAAACGCGAGCGACCAGCAACTAGGCTCGGCTCCGTGACTGACGCAACCACGCACGCCCACACCGGCACCGCCGCCAAGCTCGCGGACCTCGCTGAGCGCTACACGAACGCGGTGGAGACCCCCGAGGTCGCCGCCGCCGAGAAGCAGCACGCACGATCCAAGAAGACGGCCCGGGAACGCATCGACGGGCTCCTCGACCCGGGCAGCTTCGTCGAGATGGACGCGTTCGCCAAGCACCGCTCCGTGAACTTCGGGCTCGAGAAGAA
This sequence is a window from Sanguibacter antarcticus. Protein-coding genes within it:
- a CDS encoding SOS response-associated peptidase — its product is MCGRYASFRQAQDLADAFAVRGGIQDVLAVFDDEVAAVPASWNVAPTDPVRIVVERAAPEGAPVRSLKVARWGLVPSWSTDARGGARMINARSESLLEKPAFRRAAASRRCIVPADGYFEWRRPDPAAPRLKRPCYVHPTDGGVLALAGLYEFWRDRSRADDDPARWLVTTTIITAPASGALAELHDRRPVALDRGVRDGWLDPAVGAEEAVALLDTPAPDQSFYEVATTVNRVGTQGPGLLDPLPS
- a CDS encoding adenylate/guanylate cyclase domain-containing protein codes for the protein MPTVSPSSPADAPQPADPADHATVDLADPSETTADPDPGKALDEALLGGPRRLTLDMLAEQTNLSHAYLRSYWQALGLPVISEETMFTDDDAQALRDIARFADDEQLSSRALTTLVRSVGHTAERLALWQAEALVEQMILRHGLDDTRARLLVLDRLPSLAPVLEAQLVHAWRRQFAALAGRWSVEFSGVRGEDESGQGELPLPRAVGFADIVSFTTRTASMRSSELAEFVSNFEAGARDIITSAGGRVVKTIGDAVLFIADDVQTGARAALGLATAGEENDSTGDVPQVRVSLVWGRVLSRFGDVFGPSVNLAARLTDEAEPGTVLMDHATATLLAGDAQYALTAQPGREVPGLGVIAPVRLQEAYTPTV
- a CDS encoding biotin--[acetyl-CoA-carboxylase] ligase produces the protein MDSADRPPLDAGFLRELLVGPTGPLARLEIVERSESTNTDLAAAVAADPGAWPAPALLVAEHQVAGRGRAGRAWETPARAALTCSLLVRPQLPRESMSWLPLLAGLAAVTALRSTVGLQAVAKWPNDVLLDEAGPPLEGWGTARKVAGILTELLPDGGAIVGIGVNVSQTAEELPVESATSLALAGAATTDRLVILTALGEAYASVLGRWAAADGDVESSGLGEEIAAVSATVGSDVSVSLLDGSVLYGEAIGHAPDGALLVRDAQGRTQTVRSGDVHHLRVG